One segment of Akkermansiaceae bacterium DNA contains the following:
- a CDS encoding glycosyltransferase: MDWLWIILYFLVLICLSGYGFHRLMILTLYLKHSRKRPEPKSRFEELPLVTVQLPCFNEMHVMERLLDSVSALDYPKDKLQIQVLDDSTDETTEICKVEVAKLIERGFDAEHVHRTDRTGYKAGALENGTETAKGEYLFILDSDFVPNPDVLHKTIHYFTDDKIGMIQTRWEHINRTYNALTRVQAMFLDGHLELEQTARNRSGRFFTFNGTAGIWRKSCIEDAGGWEHDTLTEDMDLSYRAQLKGWRFIFLNDVTTPAELPVDMEGFKSQQHRWTKGSIQVCKKCLVDIWRSKAPFYCKMEATAHLTSNFAYLALFALLFLIWPKQHSNMTWFEENGISEHLLNFPIFFFGSVSVAMFYIMSQKALRPGTWLKDILYLPLLLALGIGMSVNNAKAVLEAIFNHETSFVRTPKHGINSSETKEKAAFKKSKYKAMKSLTPFVELAFGLFFTVVVVDNAMNSNWVAAVLLMPFPVGFFYTSLSSLSQQLPSLFASRAAEKVEKK; this comes from the coding sequence ATGGATTGGCTCTGGATCATACTCTACTTTCTCGTTCTGATTTGTCTCTCAGGCTATGGCTTCCACCGCCTGATGATCCTGACCCTCTATCTCAAGCACTCACGTAAACGCCCTGAGCCCAAGTCACGCTTTGAGGAACTGCCACTGGTCACCGTCCAGCTCCCCTGCTTCAACGAAATGCACGTGATGGAGCGCCTGCTCGACTCCGTTTCAGCCCTCGACTACCCGAAGGACAAACTCCAGATCCAGGTGCTGGATGACTCCACTGACGAGACAACCGAGATCTGCAAAGTGGAAGTGGCCAAGCTCATTGAGCGTGGATTTGACGCTGAACATGTGCACCGCACCGACCGCACCGGCTACAAGGCAGGGGCCCTCGAAAACGGCACTGAGACCGCCAAAGGCGAGTATCTCTTCATTCTGGACTCTGACTTCGTCCCGAACCCAGATGTCCTTCATAAGACCATCCACTACTTCACCGACGACAAAATCGGTATGATCCAGACCCGCTGGGAACACATCAACCGCACCTACAACGCCCTCACCCGGGTCCAGGCAATGTTCCTCGACGGCCACCTTGAGCTGGAGCAGACCGCGCGTAACCGCAGCGGACGCTTCTTCACCTTCAACGGCACCGCCGGTATCTGGCGCAAGTCCTGTATCGAGGACGCCGGCGGCTGGGAACACGACACCCTCACCGAGGACATGGACCTCAGTTACCGCGCCCAGTTGAAGGGCTGGAGGTTTATTTTCCTCAATGATGTCACTACCCCTGCCGAACTCCCTGTCGATATGGAAGGCTTCAAAAGCCAACAGCACCGCTGGACCAAGGGATCGATCCAGGTTTGCAAAAAATGCCTTGTCGACATCTGGAGGAGCAAAGCGCCGTTTTACTGTAAAATGGAAGCCACGGCACACCTGACATCCAACTTTGCCTACCTGGCACTCTTTGCCCTGCTGTTCCTGATCTGGCCCAAGCAGCACAGCAACATGACCTGGTTCGAGGAGAATGGCATTTCCGAGCACCTGCTTAATTTCCCGATCTTCTTTTTCGGCAGTGTCTCCGTCGCCATGTTCTACATCATGAGCCAGAAAGCGCTTCGACCCGGCACCTGGCTGAAGGACATCCTCTATCTGCCACTGCTGCTCGCCCTGGGTATCGGCATGTCGGTCAATAATGCCAAGGCCGTGCTGGAAGCCATTTTCAACCACGAAACCAGTTTTGTCCGCACTCCGAAACACGGCATCAACAGCAGTGAGACCAAGGAAAAAGCGGCCTTCAAGAAAAGCAAGTACAAGGCGATGAAGTCGTTGACTCCCTTTGTGGAACTCGCTTTCGGCCTGTTTTTCACCGTGGTCGTGGTGGACAATGCCATGAACAGCAACTGGGTTGCCGCAGTACTCCTGATGCCGTTCCCCGTTGGTTTCTTCTACACTTCCCTCAGTTCGCTCAGCCAGCAGCTTCCTTCGCTGTTTGCTTCCCGCGCTGCTGAAAAAGTAGAGAAAAAGTAG
- a CDS encoding L,D-transpeptidase, with protein MRRLPYFAVLLSASAAALACLFLNSCGSGNPRNSVIISVKDQRMLLLRSGEPVKTYPVSTSKFGVGSRRGSKYTPLGGMEVARKFGGGAPSGAVFKSRKRTGEVLRPDAPGRDPIVSRILWLRGTEIGNRNTYARYIYIHGTPEERNIGHKASYGCIRMKSRDVIQLYRQLAVGSKVHIIAGSLQDTRAGQAYAVRHEGYRPAAGN; from the coding sequence ATGCGTCGCCTACCTTACTTTGCCGTCCTATTGTCTGCGTCTGCAGCCGCCTTGGCTTGTCTGTTTCTAAACAGCTGTGGCTCGGGGAACCCGCGTAACAGCGTGATCATCAGCGTCAAAGACCAACGCATGCTTCTTCTGCGCAGTGGCGAGCCGGTCAAGACCTACCCTGTTTCCACCTCCAAATTCGGCGTTGGAAGCCGTCGCGGCAGCAAATACACCCCTCTCGGGGGTATGGAGGTGGCGCGGAAATTCGGTGGCGGCGCCCCATCGGGTGCTGTTTTCAAAAGCCGTAAACGCACCGGTGAAGTTCTCCGCCCCGATGCCCCGGGCCGCGACCCCATTGTCAGCCGGATTCTCTGGCTGCGCGGCACCGAGATCGGCAACCGGAATACCTACGCCCGCTACATCTACATTCACGGCACACCGGAAGAACGCAACATTGGCCACAAAGCCAGCTACGGCTGTATCCGCATGAAGTCACGTGATGTGATCCAGCTCTACCGCCAACTCGCTGTCGGCTCCAAAGTCCACATCATCGCGGGATCACTCCAAGACACCCGTGCCGGACAGGCATACGCTGTGCGACATGAGGGGTATCGCCCTGCCGCAGGCAACTGA
- the rpsT gene encoding 30S ribosomal protein S20, producing the protein MANSKSALKRVRQNETRSARNKTLTSRMKTLRKKTLEAAEAGDKDAARKSYSEFTSAVDLCAKNNVIHANKAANLKSKTNKRIKG; encoded by the coding sequence ATGGCCAACTCAAAATCAGCTCTCAAGCGCGTCCGTCAGAACGAGACTCGCTCCGCACGCAACAAGACGCTTACCAGCCGCATGAAGACCCTTCGCAAGAAGACTCTGGAAGCCGCTGAGGCTGGCGATAAGGATGCTGCCCGCAAGTCCTACTCCGAGTTCACCTCTGCTGTCGACCTCTGCGCAAAAAACAACGTCATCCATGCCAACAAGGCCGCCAACCTCAAAAGCAAGACCAACAAACGCATCAAAGGCTAG
- a CDS encoding GatB/YqeY domain-containing protein, translated as MSNLLDTITADMKTAMRDRNKVALNTLRALKSAVTNAAIDKAGAGTELPENEIVNIIRKQIKQRQDSISQFENAGRTELAENEKNEIAILENYLPTPLTDDEIVAAVEASIAETGAESKKDMGQVMKLLQEKTGGRADGKKLSQEVMKRLS; from the coding sequence ATGAGCAATCTCCTCGATACGATCACCGCCGATATGAAGACCGCCATGCGCGATCGGAATAAAGTGGCTCTCAACACCCTCCGCGCCCTCAAGTCAGCGGTCACCAATGCCGCCATCGACAAGGCGGGCGCTGGCACCGAGTTACCTGAAAACGAAATCGTCAACATCATCCGCAAACAGATCAAACAACGCCAGGACTCGATCTCACAATTTGAAAATGCTGGTCGGACAGAACTTGCCGAGAATGAAAAAAACGAGATCGCCATTCTTGAGAACTACCTGCCCACTCCCCTAACGGACGATGAAATCGTTGCCGCCGTGGAGGCATCGATTGCAGAAACTGGAGCTGAATCCAAAAAAGACATGGGTCAGGTGATGAAACTCCTACAGGAAAAAACAGGAGGTCGCGCCGATGGCAAAAAACTCTCGCAGGAAGTCATGAAAAGGCTTTCGTAG
- the ispD gene encoding 2-C-methyl-D-erythritol 4-phosphate cytidylyltransferase, with protein MKLTAIIVAAGSSQRMGFDKLLAPLGGKPVLQHSIEAFVDCQEVSGIIVVCPKGRFEALDLEFSHKVITRVDGGADRHDSVAAGLAILPEGTDYVAVHDGARPLVSCAQIRDVLQSATEHRCATSARPVTETVKRADARGRVCESVCRDNLWLMETPQIFQAKLLADAYSVVQLKGERVTDEVSAMELIGHHTYLVSNSSPNPKITYPQDIALAERFL; from the coding sequence ATGAAACTTACCGCCATCATTGTAGCCGCCGGCTCGAGCCAACGCATGGGTTTTGACAAGCTCCTGGCGCCCCTCGGAGGGAAACCCGTGCTCCAACACAGCATCGAGGCCTTTGTCGACTGCCAGGAGGTCTCCGGGATTATCGTCGTTTGCCCGAAGGGGAGGTTCGAAGCTCTGGACCTTGAGTTTTCCCACAAGGTCATCACCCGCGTCGATGGTGGTGCCGACCGGCATGACTCGGTGGCCGCAGGCCTCGCCATACTCCCGGAGGGGACCGATTATGTGGCCGTCCATGATGGAGCGCGACCGCTGGTTTCCTGCGCACAAATCCGGGACGTTCTTCAGTCGGCCACCGAACACCGCTGCGCCACCTCGGCTCGCCCCGTCACAGAAACCGTCAAACGAGCCGATGCCCGTGGGCGTGTGTGTGAGTCAGTTTGTCGTGACAATCTCTGGCTGATGGAGACCCCCCAGATTTTCCAGGCCAAGCTGTTAGCAGATGCCTACAGCGTTGTTCAACTCAAGGGAGAACGGGTCACCGATGAAGTTTCGGCCATGGAGCTGATTGGCCACCACACCTATCTGGTAAGCAACTCCAGTCCCAACCCCAAGATCACCTACCCCCAGGACATCGCACTGGCCGAACGATTTTTGTAG
- a CDS encoding ApaG domain-containing protein, with translation MPTLDAPPDKPHPFVYFITITNDSTERVRIIGRKWVIREEDGEVTVVEGDGVVGQTPALDPGEDFSYNSYHVTAKAALVSGAFFGMTAAGQKVRVRMPDFPLVLPDWA, from the coding sequence ATGCCGACGCTTGATGCGCCGCCGGATAAGCCGCATCCGTTTGTCTACTTCATCACGATCACCAACGATTCCACGGAGCGGGTGAGGATCATTGGGAGAAAATGGGTGATCCGTGAAGAGGATGGCGAGGTTACCGTCGTGGAGGGTGATGGGGTGGTGGGGCAGACGCCGGCACTCGACCCCGGTGAAGACTTTTCCTATAACAGCTATCACGTGACGGCCAAAGCTGCCCTCGTCAGCGGAGCGTTTTTTGGTATGACCGCTGCGGGACAGAAAGTGCGGGTGAGGATGCCCGACTTTCCCTTGGTGCTTCCCGATTGGGCGTGA
- the def gene encoding peptide deformylase, with the protein MVLEITQYGDPVLRKKCQKIEVVDESILQLAEDMLETMIAAHGVGLAAPQIGKDIRMAVIDVSHDPECITYLKVNGEDASMEDVMPLVFINPELELEGPRETDMEGCLSIDGIRANVRRPGIVKARLPQLDGSVIELETDGLLSRAIQHEVDHLNGILFVDRISPAAKVSIKRKLRRLAAR; encoded by the coding sequence ATGGTCTTAGAAATTACCCAATACGGTGATCCTGTTCTCCGTAAGAAATGTCAGAAAATCGAAGTGGTTGATGAATCCATCTTACAACTTGCCGAAGATATGTTAGAGACGATGATTGCGGCCCATGGTGTTGGGTTGGCGGCTCCCCAGATTGGCAAAGACATCCGCATGGCCGTGATTGATGTATCACATGACCCCGAGTGTATCACCTATCTCAAGGTCAACGGTGAGGATGCCAGTATGGAGGATGTGATGCCGCTTGTGTTTATCAATCCGGAGTTGGAGCTTGAGGGGCCACGTGAAACGGACATGGAGGGGTGCTTGAGTATCGATGGTATCCGCGCCAATGTCCGCCGGCCCGGAATCGTAAAGGCCAGGCTGCCACAACTGGATGGGTCAGTCATCGAGCTTGAGACCGACGGGCTGCTTTCCCGGGCGATCCAGCATGAGGTGGACCACCTGAATGGGATACTTTTTGTCGACCGCATCAGCCCCGCTGCTAAAGTGAGTATCAAGCGCAAGCTCCGCAGACTTGCGGCGCGCTGA
- a CDS encoding biopolymer transporter ExbD, producing MEFQRVKRNLPPVPIIPLIDILAILLIYFAVAYDPKIERPVLPIELALAQDSIVIKVVGSSSVLAVAADGSVQLDATRIHDEMLVDYLKVFREKFPDRKLELEPDKNLPLGVFIKIQKALIDAGFDPKDVPTRVRIPEPSSKSDN from the coding sequence TTGGAATTCCAACGAGTCAAACGCAACCTGCCGCCAGTGCCGATCATTCCGTTGATCGATATCCTGGCGATCCTGCTGATCTATTTCGCCGTTGCCTATGACCCTAAGATTGAGCGCCCGGTGTTGCCAATTGAACTGGCACTGGCCCAGGATTCGATCGTTATCAAAGTGGTCGGCTCGTCGTCGGTATTGGCGGTGGCGGCCGATGGCAGTGTGCAGCTGGATGCCACACGCATTCACGATGAGATGCTGGTCGACTACCTGAAAGTGTTTCGCGAGAAATTCCCTGACCGGAAACTGGAGCTTGAGCCGGATAAAAATCTGCCACTCGGGGTATTTATAAAAATCCAAAAAGCCTTGATTGATGCCGGATTTGACCCCAAGGATGTGCCCACGCGTGTCCGGATTCCCGAGCCATCATCCAAGTCAGACAACTAA